CCTGGAACTTTTCCGGCAATTGACCACTATCATCAATATAAGCAGTGTATTCTAGGTTTGCTAAAGCGGGAATATTTGTTTCAGTATTCATATCTCAATGGAAAATTTATGATTTGCCTTAATAATTGGATAAAAGCATTTTTCTATATTAGTTATTAGCCAAATTTACGGTAAATTGCACAAAGCCGACTGGGTTTGAAAATCTTAGCACTAAACATAAAATTTGGTGGTACATTGATGATTATGTACTCATCAGACTCATGATATTGTTCCAATTCTGCTGGCATACCTTTGGGCGTAGCTAAACTGTATGGCACTGGCTGAAAAAGTAATTTTGTAAATTCAACTTTTTCACAGTTTAATTGTTGACACATTTGGTTGACGAAAGACTCACTCGTCAATAAATTGAAGAGAGTTTCTTGCAGATTAGGTTCGAGAGTGAAACTGCTGTCAAAGTTCTGGACGATTTTAATAGGCATTTTGCGTACAGCTAGTATAGTTATTCAAGACAGAGTGATGATAGAGCTAAGTAATTAGTGGCAACCCTGCGGTCTTGTACCGTACAAAAGTAAAGATTCATTAATTATTTTCCCTCTACTCTCTCATCAGCTCAGCCTATTGGATTGTAAGACTTCTGTCAGCTCTTGGATGAAGCTAACAAAATTAAGAATCGTAAAGATGAGCAGACTTTGAAGACTGACAAATAAAAATATCCCATTGTAATAGTTTGTTGCTGACTATTCACATTTAAAAATTAACAGTCATCAGTCAACCAAAAAGGCAAAAGAAATTAATCTTTTGCCTTTCCACTTTGAATTTTTACCTTTCGGCTTTATTCTTCATCGTAATCATCTTCGTCATCTTCCTCGTAATCGTCTTCTTCTTCATCTTCTTCTACGAGGTCGGTGACTTCATCAGCAATCAACTCATCGTCGTCATCTAAAATTGACCGTTCGACGCGTCGGTTGCCAAATCCAGTTTCCCCAAGGGAAGGAGAATCTAAATTATAAGCGCGAGCTGTGCGGTCATCTAAGACCATATCCATTGGATCATCAACTTCATCCAAGACGCTAGTGCTTTCAAGGGCAGCATACTCATCGATCGCACCAGGTTCTTCATAAGTATTGTACCCAGTACCCGCCGGAATCAGTCGCCCAATAATCACGTTTTCCTTCAAACCGCGCAACCAGTCAGATTTACCCTCAATAGCTGCTTCGGTTAGTACCCTTGTTGTCTCTTGGAAAGATGCAGCAGAAATAAAGCTGTCAGTGTTCAACGATGCTTTGGTAATCCCCAACAATACGGGGGTATACTGTGCCCTAGCACCGCCAGTAATTGCCATTGCTTCGTTTACCTGCTCAACTTGGCGCAATTCTACCAACTCGCCGGGAAGCATGGTAGTGTCACCACCATCATCAATCCGGACTTTGTTGGTCATCTGGCGCACAATCACTTCAATGTGTTTATCAGCAATATCAATCCCTTGAGACTGATACACCAATTGCACTTCATTCACCAAGAATGTCTGTACTTTCTGCAAGGCATGGCTAGCACAAGCATACACTCCATCCTCAGAACCCAAGCTAAAGAAGATTTCCAAAATCTCGTGGGGGTTGGATGGGCCATCGCTTAACGGTTCACCCACTTGCACTATGGCCCCATCTGGCACCATCAAGTTTTGTCCTGGCCCTAGAGGATAATCGGTAACTACACCGTTGGATTCTACGACCTTAATGGCGATCGCTTCATCGCCATCTCCATAAACAACCTTGACTTCTCCACCTCGACGTGTTAAAATACACGCCTCTTTTGGCTTCCGAGCTTCTAGGAGTTCCTCAATCCGGGGCAAACCTTGAATGATGTCTCCAGTTTTGGAACGTTCAAACACCAACAACACCAAGTTGTCACCACGCTGCACCAAATCGCCATCTTCTATCTGCAATACTGCACCAGGGCTGACTCGGTAGGGACGACCGATGCGGATAGTAATGTTGTAAGAGGCAGAAGAGACAAGGGAGGTGGAGGAAGAATCTCCCCCTGCTCCCCCTGCTCCCCCTGCTTTCTTAACTTCCACAACTTGCCCAGATTCTTCAGTAAATACCCCAGGAGCAATTTCTTGACCTTCTACCACCAAGTCGCCCTTTTTCACCTTGGGCTGGGCGCTAGTATTCATTGTGATCATGTCATTGTGGCGCAACACCAAACAGCGACGCACGGCTTCGGTGCCTTTTTGGATACCCCGCACAATACCGCCTTCTTTGGACAAGATTTGGGTACGTGCGACCACTTCCCCAGGAGCAATAGTTTGCCCATCTTGTACTTCCAAACTTGTCTGGGTACTGCCTTGAGTAGCATCAGCAGAAATATCACGCCGAATGACCAAGGACTCCAAAATCACCAACTGCAAGCGTTGCACATCTGGATCTTCGGTATCCTGTACCAATTCAATATCTGCTGCCAAGGGAGAAGCGCTATGGTCTTGTTCGCCTTCAGAGTCAATTTCCAATACCAACTGAGTTCGCAGCAGTTCTACACCTTCTACAGACTTAACGCGCTCAGAATCTTTGTAAGGTAGTCGCTGTACTGCTCGCAACTCAATGGAACGTCCTGTTTGTTGACTTACAGATGTAGTGGATGGCACATTGGGGTGGTTGGGAACGGCATACTCTACTACTGGACGACTTAACAAGGCTGGGCCTTCTGGAGACTCCACATATTGGATATAGCGCAATTCTGTGGCGATCGCACCTTGTAATTCTTCACCTGGTTGCACAAAGGTGTTATCTCGCCCAATCACAGATGCTGGGTCATCTACCATCAGTAGTTCCCCTGGCTTAATCACCACTTCCCGCAAGATGTCGTTTTTCTGGGTGACTTCTACCACGCCACTGGTTTGGCAGAAGATATCCTTCACTACCTCGGTGCCAGCTTCCACAAACTGTCCGTCTTCCACCAACAACAAGGAGATATCTTTATTCACTTCGTGGGTTTCTTCAGGAATCCACAGCAGAGTACCTCCCTGCACCACTTCGTAACCGAGTTTGGCTTTACCTTTTTTCTGGACTTCAACGCCAGCAAATTTCAGGAATCCGCCAGTGGTTGTGCGATAGTGGTCGTCAATTAACTCAGCTACTACTTGACCATTTTGCACTTTTGTGCCTGGGGTGGCTCGCAGGTTAAATACTTGGTTGTCACCAGTGGAGACTAAGTAGCTGTTGCGTCCTTGACCACTTTGAACTGTGACTGTTGCTTGGTCTAAGACCACAGAAGCTGTGATGATCTCAATTTCTCTGGTACTCTTACCGGGAGTAGCTTCTGGCAAGCGCACCACACCACCGTGCAAAGTAGTTAACTTGGTTTCTGCCAACACCCCATTCGAGGCGATCGCATCACCATTTTTCACCACCAATTCTGCACCAGGCGGCAAGTTATAAACTTCCCCGGACAAAATCCAAATCAAACCACCCCGCGCTGCTGTGGTTGTGGTATTGCCCTGACGGTCTGTTTTTTGTTCTGGAACTACTTCGGAAAACTGCACTTCCCCTGCCAAGTCGGTGGCAACATCTTTCACCGCTTTTTCTGTATTGGCACGAGTTGTCCGTCCACCAAGGGCAACTTCTGCCAATAGTTGACCAACTTTTACCTGTTGTCCATCAACTACATAGAGTGTGGAACCTTGGGTAACATGAATTTCCTGGTTAGCTGAGGCTTGGGAACCAACTTTATTCGGTTCCAAAATCATGATGCCGTTGGCCTCAACATACAAAGCATCTTCCCCGTGGCGAGTGCGATGTGTTCTTGTCCGTAATTTCCGTGGCAAACGGATAGTACCATCTGCTTTGGAACGCACTTGTTGGGCAACTTCCCCTGTAAACACACCACCAGTGTGGAATGTCCGCATGGTGAGCTGAGTCCCAGGTTCACCGATACTTTGGGCGGCAATAATCCCGACAGCTTCACCCAAATCTACCATCTTGGCATGGGCTAAACTCCAGCCATAGCAGTGTTGGCAGACGGAACGTGCAGCTTCACAAGTCAGGGGACTCCGCACAACGACTTCCTTCACCCCAGCTTTTTGAATTGCTATGGCTAAGTCATCAGAAACAGGAGTATTACGTGGTGCAATGACTTCTTTTGTCGTCGGATGTATTACATCCTCACCAATTACCCGTCCCATCAAGCGGGTCGCCAGAGGTATTAAGGTTTTGGCACCTTCTGTCATTGGACGTATGGGAATACCTCTGCTAGTACCACAGTCAAATTCCCGAATAATTACATCCTGGGATACGTCCACTAGACGGCGGGTGAGATAACCAGAGTCAGCCGTCCGTAAAGCGGTATCTACCAATCCTTTTCTCGCACCATAAGACGAGATAATATATTCTGTGACGGTGAGTCCTTCACGGAAGTTAGTTTTAATGGGCAGACCAATAATTTCCCCTTGGGGATCTGCCATTAGTCCCCGCATCCCCACTAACTGCCGCACCTGGGAAATGTTACCCCGTGCGCCGGAGAATGCCATCATGTACACAGAGTTGAGGGGATTGGTCTTTTTGAAGTGGACGACTACTTCGTCTTTGAGGGCTTCACTTGTACCGTTCCAGGTGTCAATTACTTTTTGGAAACGTTCTACTTCGGTGATTTCTCCCCGTTGGTAACGGGCTTCTGTAGCGCGAATTTCTTCTTCTGCTGCTTCTAGCAGACTACGCTTACTTGGTGGCACCATCAAATCATCTACACTGATGGAAACCCCTGCTTTTGTCGCATAGCGAAATCCCAAATCTTTCAATTTGTCCGCCATCACTGCGGTACGTGCTGTGCCATAGTGCGTAAACGCCCAGGAAATTAAATTTCTCAGTTGACCTTTATCAACTACGCGATTGCGAAAAACTGTATTTTCGTTAGTCATTAGTTATTAGTCCTTAGTCAATAGTCAATGGTCAATAGTCAGTTGTCAGTAGCAAAAAACAACTGACCCTTACGGATGACGCTCGCAAGCTCGCGCTTCGCCAGTTACTCATGGGGGAGACTCCCCTTCAGGTGACGCTCGCAAGCTCGCGCTTCGCCAGTTCCTAATGGAGGCAGAAGCCAAGACGGGGACTGGACTCACCAAGACCGTACTGGCTCACAACTGACATCTAACAACTAACTTGCTAGTGCTTCTTGAATTGCTTTGTTGTAAATAACACGACCAGGCGTTGTACGTATATACTGAGAAAGAAAGTTACCCTTGGCGTCTTCTCTAACTCGGCGGTACTTATACATTAAAGTCCGGCTACCATCACCGTTTTCATGTACCTCAACGGGTTCTGTATCTGGTTGGTCAGATTCTACTTCACCGTCAAACCGCACGTAGATGTAGGCGTGCAAGTCAATTTGCTCTTGCTGAAAAGCCATAATTACATCGTCTAGGGAAGCAAAATACTTTCCAGCCCCTTTTGTCGCATCGGGATTTTCTGCTGTTAAGTAATATGCCCCTAACACCATGTCTTGGCTAGGCGTGATAATCGGTTTACCTGTAGCTGGTGACAAAATATTGTTGGAAGCCAGCATTAATAACCGCGCCTCAGCCTGACTTTCCAAGGACAGAGGAACGTGTACCGCCATTTGGTCGCCGTCAAAGTCAGCGTTAAACGCCGGACATACCAAAGGATGCAGTTGAATTGCTCTACCTTCCACCAAAATCGGTTCAAAAGCCTGAATACCCAAGCGGTGCAGTGTCGGCGCACGGTTGAGCATGACTGGGTGTCCTTCAATCACCTCTTCCAGTACATCCCAAACACTGGGATCATTGCGGGATATCAGCTTTTTCGCTGCTTTGATGTTGTTCACCATGCCGCTGCGAATCAAACGATTAATCACAAACGGTTGAAATAGCTCAATTGCCATTTCCCTAGGTAAACCACACTGGTGAATCTTCAGCTTGGGGCCGACCACAATTACAGAACGTCCAGAATAGTCAACTCGTTTACCCAACAAGTTTTGTCGGAAACGTCCTTGCTTACCTTCAATAATGTCAGACAAAGACTTCAGGGGTCGGTTATTTGCACCTACTACCGTGCGTCCCCGGCGACCATTGTCAATCAAAGCATCCACTGCTTCTTGCAGCATCCGCTTTTCGTTCCGCACAATAATCTCTGGTGCCAAAATTTCTTGCAGCCGTGCTAAACGATTATTGCGGTTAATTACCCGCCGATACAAATCGTTCAAATCGCTGGTGGCAAACCGTCCACCATCTAGCTGCACCATTGGGCGCAAGTCTGGGGGAATCACGGGAATTACTGCCATTACCATCCACTCTGGTTTAGAACCAGTGGCGATAAAGTTGTCAATCACCCGCAAGCGCTTAATCAGTTTTGCCCGTTTTTGCCCTTTGGCATTGCCAATTTCTTCTCGCAGGGTTTCCGCCTCTTGCTCTAAATTAATATCAGCAAGCAAGCGCAGCAGTGCTTCAGCACCAATGCCTACCTCTACACCTTGCAAAGTAGAATCTTCACTGTAGATTTGGTCTTCAATTTCCAACCACTGGTCTTCACTCAGTAGTTGCTTGTAGGTTAGAGTTTCAGCATTCCCCGGGCTGAGGACAACATAAGAGTTGAAATAAACAATCTGCTCCACATCCCGCAAGGGCATATCTAGCAGGATAGAAATATAGCTGGGAATACCTTTGAGATACCAAACATGCGCCACTGGAGCGGCAAGTTTAATATATCCCATGCGGTGGCGACGCACCCGCGACTCGGTGACTTCTACACCACAGCGCTCACAAACAATTCCTCTGTGACGCACTCTTTTATACTTGCCACAGTGGCATTCCCAGTCTTTAGCCGGGCCAAAGATGCGCTCACAAAATAAACCGTCCATCTCTGGCTTGAGAGTTCGGTAATTAATAGTTTCTGGCTTGGTGACTTCACCTACTAGCTGACCATTAGGCAGTGTTCGCTCACCCCATTGCCGAATGCGTTCTGGCGATGCCAAGCCGATTTTTACATAGTCAAACTGATTAGTTTGGGCTGGTCTCATAACTAGGGATTAGGGATTGGGTATTGGGTATTAGGGATTGGGTATTGGGTATTAGGGATTGGGTATTAGGAAAACTCTTCCCTAATCCCCAGTCCCCAGTCACCAGTTCCCAATCCCTACTCGTCTTCTTCCAATGATTCGCGGGAGAGAGATTCGTAGGTTGGTCGGGGTGGTGTGCGACGTGTTGCTTGGTCTGCCATCAAATCGACTTCTACATCTAAGGAACTACCGTCTGTTTGGGTTTCTACTTTGTGTACGGCAATGTCTAAACCTAATGATTGCAGTTCTCGCATCAACACCTTAAAGGATTCTGGTGTCCCTGGTCGGGGAATTGCTTTACCTTTGACGATCGCATTTAACGCTTCATTCCGCCCCTGCATATCGTCAGATTTCACTGTCAGCAATTCCTGCAAGGTGTAAGCTGCACCAAAGGCTTCCAATGCCCACACTTCCATTTCCCCAAATCGCTGACCACCTTGTTGAGCTTTACCACCCAAGGGTTGCTGTGTTACCAAGGAGTACGGCCCTGTGGAACGAGCGTGGATCTTGTCATCCACCAAATGCACCAGCTTCAGCATGTAAGCCACACCCACGGTGACAGGTCGGTCAAAGGGTTCGCCTGTACGACCATCGAATACCATGATTTTGCCAGGGTCATCTGGGTTGTACACCCAATTTCTGCCTGTTTCATCCCGTGCTTCTTGCAATTTGCCATGCACGATTCTCCGGGATGACTCTTCACCATACATTTCGTCAAAAGGAGTGATCTTAAACCGCACTCCTAATGTATGACCAGCCCAACCCAAAAGACATTCAAATACCTGTCCGACGTTCATCCGGCTAGGCACACCCAAGGGATTGAGTACGATATCCACTGGAGAACCATCTGGTAAATAAGGCATGTCTTCCGCTGGCAATATCCGAGAAATAATTCCTTTATTGCCGTGGCGTCCTGCCATTTTGTCGCCGACTTGGATTTTCCGCTTCTGGGCGACATACACCCGGACTACCATGTTGGCGCCTGGTGGCAGTTCATCGCCTTGTTCGCGGGTAAATAAGCGCACGTCTACTACACGCCCTTTTTCGCCGTTCGGTACTCTCAGGGAATTATCCCGCACATCCCGCGCCTTTTCCCCGAATATGGCACGCAACAGTTTTTCTTCTGGTGGTTGGTCAGATTCACCTTTAGGTGTGACTTTTCCTACCAATATATCTCCAGATTCTACCCAAGCACCAATGCGAATGATTCCTTGTTCGTCAAGTTGGCGTAAAGCATCTTCCCCAACGTTGGGAATTTCTCTGGTAATTTCTTCGGGCCCCAGCTTGGTTTGTCTCGCCTCAATTTCATATTTCTCAATGTGAATTGAGGTGTAAACATCATCCTGCACTAGTCGCTCTGAAATCAAAATTGCGTCTTCGTAGTTATAGCCTTCCCAAGGCATATAAGCGACGACAATGTTTTGTCCCAGCGCCAATTCTCCACCTTCGGTAGAGGAACCATCAGCTAGTACTTGCCCGGCGACAACACGCTCACCAATCCGGACGAGGGGTTTTTGGTTGAGACAGGTATCTTGGTTAGAACGTTGGTATTTGGAAAGGTAATACTTAAGTTCTGGTGCATTAGCTTTGGGACGCACGCGAATTTCGGTGGCATCAACATAGGTGACATCACCATCGGTACGTGATACAATTACCATCCCTGAGTCTCTTGCGCCTTGTGCTTCTAACCCAGTACCCACCAGAGGACGCTCTGGTTTGAGTAGAGGTACGGCTTGCCGTTGCATGTTGGAACCCATCAGTGCCCGGTTAGCGTCGTCATGTTCCAAGAAAGGAATCATGCTTGTAGCAACCGAGACGATTTGCACTGGAGATACTGCTACGTAGTCCACTTGCTCAGGCGTTGTTGTAGCCCAGTCTTGGCGATAACGCACTGGCACTTGCGGCCCTTTAATGTAGCCATTTTCATCTAATGGCACGTCACCAGTAGCTGTACGCAGGTCGTCTTCTTCGTCGGCTGTCATGTACACCGGCTGTACGTCAAATAGCACCCGCCCATTTTCCACAGGTCTAAATGGCGTTTCCAAAAAGCCGTACTGGTTCACCCGTGCATGGGTTGCCAAGGAACCAATCAAACCAGCGTTGGGGCCTTCTGGTGTCTCGATCGGACAAATCCGTCCGTAGTGACTTGGATGAATATCTCGCACGGCAAAACCAGCGCGTTCACGAGTTAAACCACCAGGGCCAAGGGCGCTAAGACGGCGTTTGTGAGTCAGTTCTGCCAAGGGATTGGTTTGATCCATGAACTGACTTAATTGGCTGGAACCAAAGAATTCTTTAATTGCTGCTACCAATGGTTTAGGGTTCACCAAGGAAGCTGGGGTCAGCACTTCCGCATCAGATACGGTCATCCGTTCCCGAATAATTCGCTCTAGGCGATTCAGCCCCACCCGCACTTGGTTTTGCAGCAATTCGCCAACGCTTCTCACCCGACGATTGCCCAAGTGGTCGATGTCGTCTATGCTACCAATGTCATATTCGAGGTTGATTAAGTAATCAACTGCTGCTAAGATATCGTTGGGAGTCAGGACGCGCATGGTATCTGGCACTGACAACCGCAGTTTTTTATTGAGCTTATACCGCCCAACGCGACCCAAGTCGTAACGTTTGGGATCAAAGAAACGAGAGTCTAACAGCTGCTGCCCACCCAATACTGTAGGCGGTTCACCAGGACGCAGTTTGCGATACAACTCCATCAGGGCTTCTTCTTCAGAGAATTGCCCTTCTTTTTCAATGGTTTTTTGGAAGTACTCTGGGTGGCGTAAAGCGTCAAAGATTTCGTTGTCTGATAAGCCTAGAGCTTTGAGAAGTACTTGGGCTGAGAGTTTGCGGGTTTTGTCGATGCGTACCCACACCAAATCATTACGGTCTGTTTCAAATTTCAGCCATGCTCCCCGGTTGGGAATTAAGCTAGCTGAATAAGTACGCCGCCCGTTTTTGTCGATTTCTGATTTGTAGTAGACTCCAGGCGATCGCACGATTTGGTTGACAATGACGCGCTCAGCTCCGTTAATAATGAACGTGCCGCGATCGGTCATCAAAGGCAAATCTCCGATAAATACTTCTTGCTCTTTGATGTCCCCTGTTTCTTTATTCAACAGGCGTGTGGGTACATACATTTGTACAGCATAGGTACTATCCCGTCGCTTGGCTTCTTCGACGCTGTACTTTGGTTCCTTTAGTTTGTAGTTATGACCTAAAAAGTGCAATTCTAGTTTGCCAGTGTAGTCTGTAATCGGACTAAAGGAGTTAAGTTCTTCTATCAGCCCTTCTTCCAAAAACCAGCGAAAACTTGAACGCTGGATTTCAATCAAGTCGGGCAACAAAAAGGCGGGTTCAATATAATTTTCGCTAATCATGCCTCTACCTTTGTCAACCTGGTTAAACTATTTAGAGGACACTGCTTGGGGACGGTTACCACCATGAGTCAGTGTCCATACCTGTTTAGGAACTTCTCCTTGTGTCACCTGCTATTTACAGGCGCAGGCAAACCCAGCTATTTAAGCTGTAAACAGCAATTTTGGCAAGGGGGTAATCGCCCTTGACACAAAGTAATAATCGCTACAACTAACCTATGAAGTTGATTCCTCAACAGCGAATGGCTGAGATATTTTTGAATTTGATTTGCTTTCCTCACTTCCCCTCCCAAAAGCGCGTGAATTTAGTCTCCGCAGCTCTAGTTTCTTGTGTCTGTGTACACCATTTATATTTGAGTAATTACGGTGATATCACTAGTCCAAGACAATGAGCCGCAATTTTTCGGCTCTTAGTTGGGATAATTTGTTTTTGGTGGGTTATAGTCACAAGGCAATTACTTTTAACAATTTTCTATAGGTTCAACACACAGCAGGTTTTGCCAAAGTTTTACTTACGGCCATTTCATCAAATTAGTCATGCATTGAGAACATCCGCATGTAGAGAATCAAAGGATGGTCAAGTTGATAACAGGGCAAAATCAAGTTTAGGAGTTCTCAGATCCTTCCTTTTTTATTATGACGCAAGCAAAGAGTTTTGGAGGGAACAATCTTAGCATACTTTTATCCTCCTAAAGTTTTATTTTTTTTACCATCACCTCCCACAAGGAAGGACAGATTTTATAGTGTTAAACGAAATAATTTACAAGCATTTTGGGTGGTTTGAGCGGCGATCGCTTCTACTGTTTCTCCTCGTAAATGGGCTACTTGTTCGGCTACATGGCGGACATAAGCAGGCTCGTTCCGTTTTTGCC
Above is a window of Nostoc sp. UHCC 0702 DNA encoding:
- the rpoB gene encoding DNA-directed RNA polymerase subunit beta, with protein sequence MISENYIEPAFLLPDLIEIQRSSFRWFLEEGLIEELNSFSPITDYTGKLELHFLGHNYKLKEPKYSVEEAKRRDSTYAVQMYVPTRLLNKETGDIKEQEVFIGDLPLMTDRGTFIINGAERVIVNQIVRSPGVYYKSEIDKNGRRTYSASLIPNRGAWLKFETDRNDLVWVRIDKTRKLSAQVLLKALGLSDNEIFDALRHPEYFQKTIEKEGQFSEEEALMELYRKLRPGEPPTVLGGQQLLDSRFFDPKRYDLGRVGRYKLNKKLRLSVPDTMRVLTPNDILAAVDYLINLEYDIGSIDDIDHLGNRRVRSVGELLQNQVRVGLNRLERIIRERMTVSDAEVLTPASLVNPKPLVAAIKEFFGSSQLSQFMDQTNPLAELTHKRRLSALGPGGLTRERAGFAVRDIHPSHYGRICPIETPEGPNAGLIGSLATHARVNQYGFLETPFRPVENGRVLFDVQPVYMTADEEDDLRTATGDVPLDENGYIKGPQVPVRYRQDWATTTPEQVDYVAVSPVQIVSVATSMIPFLEHDDANRALMGSNMQRQAVPLLKPERPLVGTGLEAQGARDSGMVIVSRTDGDVTYVDATEIRVRPKANAPELKYYLSKYQRSNQDTCLNQKPLVRIGERVVAGQVLADGSSTEGGELALGQNIVVAYMPWEGYNYEDAILISERLVQDDVYTSIHIEKYEIEARQTKLGPEEITREIPNVGEDALRQLDEQGIIRIGAWVESGDILVGKVTPKGESDQPPEEKLLRAIFGEKARDVRDNSLRVPNGEKGRVVDVRLFTREQGDELPPGANMVVRVYVAQKRKIQVGDKMAGRHGNKGIISRILPAEDMPYLPDGSPVDIVLNPLGVPSRMNVGQVFECLLGWAGHTLGVRFKITPFDEMYGEESSRRIVHGKLQEARDETGRNWVYNPDDPGKIMVFDGRTGEPFDRPVTVGVAYMLKLVHLVDDKIHARSTGPYSLVTQQPLGGKAQQGGQRFGEMEVWALEAFGAAYTLQELLTVKSDDMQGRNEALNAIVKGKAIPRPGTPESFKVLMRELQSLGLDIAVHKVETQTDGSSLDVEVDLMADQATRRTPPRPTYESLSRESLEEDE
- a CDS encoding DNA-directed RNA polymerase subunit gamma, with the protein product MRPAQTNQFDYVKIGLASPERIRQWGERTLPNGQLVGEVTKPETINYRTLKPEMDGLFCERIFGPAKDWECHCGKYKRVRHRGIVCERCGVEVTESRVRRHRMGYIKLAAPVAHVWYLKGIPSYISILLDMPLRDVEQIVYFNSYVVLSPGNAETLTYKQLLSEDQWLEIEDQIYSEDSTLQGVEVGIGAEALLRLLADINLEQEAETLREEIGNAKGQKRAKLIKRLRVIDNFIATGSKPEWMVMAVIPVIPPDLRPMVQLDGGRFATSDLNDLYRRVINRNNRLARLQEILAPEIIVRNEKRMLQEAVDALIDNGRRGRTVVGANNRPLKSLSDIIEGKQGRFRQNLLGKRVDYSGRSVIVVGPKLKIHQCGLPREMAIELFQPFVINRLIRSGMVNNIKAAKKLISRNDPSVWDVLEEVIEGHPVMLNRAPTLHRLGIQAFEPILVEGRAIQLHPLVCPAFNADFDGDQMAVHVPLSLESQAEARLLMLASNNILSPATGKPIITPSQDMVLGAYYLTAENPDATKGAGKYFASLDDVIMAFQQEQIDLHAYIYVRFDGEVESDQPDTEPVEVHENGDGSRTLMYKYRRVREDAKGNFLSQYIRTTPGRVIYNKAIQEALAS
- a CDS encoding DNA-directed RNA polymerase subunit beta''; the encoded protein is MTNENTVFRNRVVDKGQLRNLISWAFTHYGTARTAVMADKLKDLGFRYATKAGVSISVDDLMVPPSKRSLLEAAEEEIRATEARYQRGEITEVERFQKVIDTWNGTSEALKDEVVVHFKKTNPLNSVYMMAFSGARGNISQVRQLVGMRGLMADPQGEIIGLPIKTNFREGLTVTEYIISSYGARKGLVDTALRTADSGYLTRRLVDVSQDVIIREFDCGTSRGIPIRPMTEGAKTLIPLATRLMGRVIGEDVIHPTTKEVIAPRNTPVSDDLAIAIQKAGVKEVVVRSPLTCEAARSVCQHCYGWSLAHAKMVDLGEAVGIIAAQSIGEPGTQLTMRTFHTGGVFTGEVAQQVRSKADGTIRLPRKLRTRTHRTRHGEDALYVEANGIMILEPNKVGSQASANQEIHVTQGSTLYVVDGQQVKVGQLLAEVALGGRTTRANTEKAVKDVATDLAGEVQFSEVVPEQKTDRQGNTTTTAARGGLIWILSGEVYNLPPGAELVVKNGDAIASNGVLAETKLTTLHGGVVRLPEATPGKSTREIEIITASVVLDQATVTVQSGQGRNSYLVSTGDNQVFNLRATPGTKVQNGQVVAELIDDHYRTTTGGFLKFAGVEVQKKGKAKLGYEVVQGGTLLWIPEETHEVNKDISLLLVEDGQFVEAGTEVVKDIFCQTSGVVEVTQKNDILREVVIKPGELLMVDDPASVIGRDNTFVQPGEELQGAIATELRYIQYVESPEGPALLSRPVVEYAVPNHPNVPSTTSVSQQTGRSIELRAVQRLPYKDSERVKSVEGVELLRTQLVLEIDSEGEQDHSASPLAADIELVQDTEDPDVQRLQLVILESLVIRRDISADATQGSTQTSLEVQDGQTIAPGEVVARTQILSKEGGIVRGIQKGTEAVRRCLVLRHNDMITMNTSAQPKVKKGDLVVEGQEIAPGVFTEESGQVVEVKKAGGAGGAGGDSSSTSLVSSASYNITIRIGRPYRVSPGAVLQIEDGDLVQRGDNLVLLVFERSKTGDIIQGLPRIEELLEARKPKEACILTRRGGEVKVVYGDGDEAIAIKVVESNGVVTDYPLGPGQNLMVPDGAIVQVGEPLSDGPSNPHEILEIFFSLGSEDGVYACASHALQKVQTFLVNEVQLVYQSQGIDIADKHIEVIVRQMTNKVRIDDGGDTTMLPGELVELRQVEQVNEAMAITGGARAQYTPVLLGITKASLNTDSFISAASFQETTRVLTEAAIEGKSDWLRGLKENVIIGRLIPAGTGYNTYEEPGAIDEYAALESTSVLDEVDDPMDMVLDDRTARAYNLDSPSLGETGFGNRRVERSILDDDDELIADEVTDLVEEDEEEDDYEEDDEDDYDEE